The following DNA comes from Acidobacteriota bacterium.
GGTTCACCAACGCCATCGCGCCAGACTACCGGGCGCACTGGACGCTCGATGCCGTGAACGCGCGTCCCGTCGCCGGCTCCCCGACGGGAAAGGGCGTCGTGGTCGCCGTGCTCGACTCCGGTCTCGATCCCTACAACTCCCTCTTCAAGGATCGGACGGTGCCCGGCTTCAGCTTCCTGCGCCGCACGCGTCCGCCCTGGGAGCAGGAGGACGGTCCCACGATCGACTGGGGATACCACGGGACGGTGACGGCGTCCACCGTGCTGCTCGTCGCGCCCGAGGCGACGATCATGCCGGTCCGGGTGTTCGACGGCGACACGATGAACGATCCGGTGTACGACTACTGGCTGTTCGAGTTGATCGCGGCCGGCGTGTATTACGCGGTTCACCATGGAGCCCACGTCATTCAGATCGGGGCGGCGCTGCAGGCGTCCCAACCGGTCGTCGCCGAAGCCGTTCGCGATGCCTACTACCACAACGTCGTCATCTCGTCGTCGGCCGGCAACATCTCGCGTGCGTTCTTCGGCATCGATCCCGCGAAGCAGCTCTACCGCGCGTTCGACACCGAGGTCCTGCTGGCGGGCGGGGTCCAGAAGGAGGGTGACCAGGTCCGGCCGTGGCCGCACACCGTGCCCAACACGTTCATGGACGTGGTCACGCCGTCGCAGGACGTGTACGTCATCGCGCCTGTGTATGCGCCAGACCTCAAGGATTCCTACGTAGCCGGCACGTCGCTGTCCTCTCCCATTCTGTCCGGGGTGATAGCCCTCATGCGGAGCGCGGCGCCGCCGCCCGCGTCCCTGCTTGCGCAGCCCGCCGCGTATGCGCGCCTGGTGGCCAAGTGCGTGCGCGAAACGGCCAGCCTGAGCCGAATCGGCCTCGTCGAGCGGAACGACTCGGTGGGCGAGGGCCTGCTGGACGCAACCGCCGCGATTGGCGCCGCCCGCCGTGCGCTCGCCCCGGGCAGGAAAGGCACGGAGAACTAGCGGACGGACCGTAAGCGCGGCGGACGCGCAAGAAACACGAGAAGCCATGCGCCGGCGAACGACTCCTCTTGTCGCGCTGTGCGGCCTGATCGGCCTGGGAGTCGCGACGCGCGCCGGCGACGACGTGCGTCACGCGACTGTCGTGCCGGAGGCGATCCTCCGCTTCATCGCGGACGAGGTCAATGGCTTCGCCGCGTTCAACAACCTCGCCGTCATCACGACTTACCACCGGACCAACGGCTCGGATGACCTCGCAGCGCTGTTGGTCCGGATGACCGCGAAATGGGAGCGGTACGGGTTTCGAAACGTGCAGATCCTCCGCGTACCCGTCCGCACCGGGTACGAGTTCTTCGGCTTGCAGAACTTCGACGGGCAGGTTCCCTCGCGCGTCCGCGGCGCCGAGCTGCGGCTGGTCAAACCGCATCCGAAGCTCATCACGACCACCGAAAGCGCGCCGAGCGCGCTGGTCGGCGGCAGTCGCGCGGTGGACCTCACCGCGCCCGTTGTCTGGATCGGCCGGGGTGACGATCCGAAGAACTACGAGGGCAAGGACCTCAAGGGCAAGATCGTGCTGGCGGGCAACGCCTTGGCGGAGGCCGTCAACCAGGTCGCGGTCCATCGCTACGGCGCCGCCGGCGTCCTGATGTTCTACGACCTTCCGCACAACAGCGGCGACAACAACGACGCCAACCTGGATACGTGGATGTCGCCGCGCGGGAAAGACGGGAGCCCGTCGACCTTCGCGTTCATGCTCTCGAACAACCAATACCGACTCCTGAAAGGACTCTTGGATCGGGGCGAGCCGGTGGTCGTGCACGCCAAGGTCGACGTAGAGATCAAGCAGGGTGACGAGGCCGTGTTCGAGATGCTCGACGCCTCGATTCCGGGGACCACCTATCCCGACGAGGAGTTCCTGATCTGGGCGCACATGGATCATCCGTTGCCGGGCGCCGTGGATAACGGGAGCGGCATGGCGGTCGTGATGGAGATCGCTCGCACACTTCGGGCACTCGTCGACAACGGGGTGGTGCCGGCGCCCAAACGAACCATCCGGTTTCTCTGGGCGCCCCACGTGACCGGGCTCTACATGTACTTCTCGCAGCATCCGGAGAGGCTGGGAAGGATTCGCGGCGGCCTCTCGATCGACAGCGTCGGAATAGACCAGGCCGTCTTCTCGAGCTTCTTCGCGGTGAGCAAGCCCTCGCACGCGCTCGCCTCGTACTGGACGGCCGCGCTCGAGAGTCTGACGGAGCATCTGGCGCAGCGCACCAATCGCGATCTGCTCGACTACAGTAACCTCGACAACCTGTACACCCCAGAAGGGTCACGGCAGCAGTTCAACATGCGGCTTCAGCCGTACAACGGGGGCGGCGACGAATTCCAGTCCAACAACAACACCGTGGGTATCCCGACCATGGCTTTCGGGAGCGCCCCTGTGCCGCCGCGCCACAGCCAGCTGAACGGCCTCGGCTACGTCGATCCGACAGGATTGCATCGCGCGTCGTACCTCGGGGCGGCCCTCGCCTTCCTCTTCGGCTGGGCCGATGCCGACACCGTGTGGCGCCTGACCGACGAGGTCTACTACCGGGGCCTGCTGCACCTGACGGCGGAGGCTGAGAAAGCTCGGACCGCCCTGATGGTGGCCGCGAGGACGGAAGTGCCCTCCGCGTACGCGCGCGGGCGTCTTCTGCTGAAGTACGGCGGCGAGCGCGAGCTCACGATGCTCGCCTCGCTAAGGCCGCTCGTCCCGGCCGCGCCGGCCGCGCTCGCCCGCATCGACGAGCGACGTCGTCGCATCGAAACGTTCGTGGCATCGTTCCAGGCCGAACTCGCCGGCGAGTTCAATCGGCGCTGCCACGAGCTCGGTCTTGCTGCGGTGGAGCCGGCGCCCACGCCCGAAGAACGCGCCCTGGATGAACTGGTGCCGGCGCCGGTTCCCGGCATCGTGGGCACCTCCTCCTACTTCGGCGGCTACTATGAGAAGGTCATTGGCAGGGAGAGGCTTGCCTCCTTCCAGTTGAACCCGAATTTCGCATACGGCGTCATGGGCTACACGGAGGCGCACAACTTCATCGACGGCAAGCGCAGCATTCTAGACATCTATCAGGCGACCGCCGCCGAGTTATGGAGCGAGGGTTACCCCCACTCGCACGACATCACGCTGACCGAGGCCGGCCGCTATATGCGGATGCTCGAAGCGGCCAAGGTCATCACTTTGAGGAAGAAGCGGCTCGAGAAGCCGTAGTCGGGAGGCGCACATGCGGCGTACCGGGCTGGTTGTCGTGCTCACACTTCTCGTTGCGACCGGCGGCGGCCGGGTCGGTCTCTGGGCGGATCAGCACCCTGAGCTCTGGACGATCCCCGACATTGTCTTCGAAGCGCTTTCCGGCGAGGCTGCCAAGGCGCACGTCATCGAGATCAGCCGTTTTTACCGCGAGGACGCGACGCCAGGGTTCCACGAAGCCGCGCTGTACATCGCGGGAGCAGCTCGGCAGGCCGGCCTTCGAGACGTGCACATCGAGACGTTTCCGGTCGACGGGAAGATCAGGCACTTCAATCTGACGACGCGCTTCGGGTGGGCGCCCCGGCGCGGTGAGCTCTGGCTCGCGGATCCGAGGCTCAAACTGGCGGACTTCAAGGAGATCAGCACCCACCTCGCGACGTGGAGCACGCCGGCGGACGTCGAGGCCGAACTCGTGGACGTCGGAGCGGGAAGAGCGTCCGACTTCGAGGGCAAGGACGTTCGGGGAAAGATCGCGTTCACCTCCAGCCCTCCGGCGGACATCCAGGCGGAGGCGGTCGGCCGCCGCGGCGCGATCGGCATCGTCTCCTACTGGTCGCCCATCACGCGATTGACGTTTCCGGACCAGGTCCAGTGGCTCGACACGAACAACAACCGGCTGGCCGAGAAGTGCTTTGCCTTCGTGCTGTCGCGGCGCCAGGGGCTGGCGCTCAAGGACCGTCTGGTGAAGGGGCCGGTCAAGGTCCACGCGCTGGTTGACGCGGTTCTCGGGCCGGGACAGCTCGAAGTGGTGAGCGCGGTGATCCCTGGACGGGAGCTGCCGGACGAGGAAATCTGTCTCGTCGCCCATATCTGCCATTTCAGGCCGAGCTCCAACGACAACGCCAGCGGATGCGGGCTGTTGCTCGAGCTCGCGCGCGTGTGGCAGGACCTGATCGCGCGCGGAGCGATCGCCGCGCCGCGCCGGACGATCCGGTTTCTCTGGGTGCCGGAAAATCACGGGATGGTCGCATACGCGGAAGCGCATCCCGAGATGAGCGCGAAGGTGAAGGCTGCGCTGGATCTCGACATGGTCGGCGAGGATCTGGACCGCGCTAATGCGATCTTCCGGATCATCCGCACGCCGGAGTCGAGACCGAGCTTCCTGAACGACGTCGCCGAGCACTTCCTCCAGCTCGTCGCAGAGCGGGAGGTCGCCGCACCGAGCGGAACTCGAAGCCGCTTTCGTTACAGCGTGGATCCGTACACGGGCGGAAGCGACCATGCGTGGCTCAACGACGCGGGCGTCGGCGTGCCCGCCCTTCTGTTCACTCACTGGCCGGATAACTTCTATCACTCCAGCGAGGACAGCCCCGACAAGGTCGATCCAACCGAGATGAAACGCGTTGGCTTGATCGCGTTCGGCGCGATGCGCCTTCTTGCGGATGCCCGGGGCGCGGACGTGGACCGTCTGGCGGAGCGGGTCGCCAGCGGCGGCCGGACACGGATCGCACAGGAGTCGAGCCGCGCCCTGACGCAGGCGCTCGACGAGCCCCAGGCGGAACGGGCACGGGCGCGACTGCGCTCGCTGCTGAACCTCGAGCGCGACAGCGTGGTGTCTTCCGCCGCGCTCGACCCGTCACGGCGCGAGGCGATCGCGCGGATTGCGGACGGCCTGTTCGCCGACGAGCGTGCGGCAATCGACCGGACGATCGCCCGGCTGCCGGTCCCTCGACGCGCTGCCATCATGGAGGGAAGCGCGCTCGTCCCGCGACGAACGGGGCGCTATCTGAGCGCCACGTGGCGCAACAACGTCACGGACCGCCTCGATCCGCAGTCGGCCGAGCGCACCATCACGTTGCTCGAGCGCCTGCCACAAGGGGACCCTTCCGCGAGCGAGTTGTTCAACCTGTTCGATGGGCGCCGCACGCTCGAGGACATCGCCCAGATTCTCGAGACTCAGCGGTTCAGCGAGTACATGTTCAACGAGTACTTCGGTGACGGCTCGCTCCAGCCGCCCCACCCCTACCGCGGCCCGCGAACGAACCGCGAGGAGCTGGCGGAGCTCGTCGTCCTGCTCGAAAAGGCGGGGCTCGTGACGACCCGGGCCTCCCGCCTCCCCTGACAGCCTCCGCCGCGCCCCATGAACGGCGGCCGGAGGGCGTCAGTGTGTCTGTAGGACAAACGCCGACACGCCGCCCATTTCGTAAGAACCGCGACAGCGTTGACAGGCGTTGTCGGCCTGCCTCGCGGCCGGGCCTCGCAAATGTCCCGTAAGTGATTGTGTTGAAGGCGGATGGACGGGAGCATCGCGCGGGCGCTCTCTGGCGCATCCGTTGCAACGGCGGAAGCGCCCCTGCAAGTCTGGTCCCAACGATGTCAGAGAAGCGGAACCCGCCCTCACCCGAGCCACGCCACGCGCGAAGCGCCAGTGTTGCCCTGCGCGCCAGCATCCTGGCGGGACCCGAGGTCAGCGTCATCGAGATTTCCAGACAGGAGCTGGTCGTCGAATCCGACGTTCGCCTCACGCCCGGCGCCGGCATCTGCCTGAACGTGTCGATCGCGGGAGCGAATTACCTGGCAGGCGGCCGCATCACGAAAGTCGATGCGGCGCTCGCCGCCGGGCAGGTGAGATATCGCGCCAGCGTGAAGCTCGATAACGAGATGCCCGCCTTCGATCTGGTGCAGCCACAGCCCGCCGTGGAGCCGGCTGTGCCCGAACCACCGAGTGTCGGTCCCGCGCCGCGCACCGCGCCAGAACCTGCCGCCGCGGAGGAGCCCATGGATCACCAGCAGACGCTGCAGATGTTGAAGACCGCGCTGCGGTCCAGC
Coding sequences within:
- a CDS encoding S8 family serine peptidase; its protein translation is MRSGTLTAAAAVLIGALILPAAALAADDRASAGAESPAARTWEEARDVFFTTIDQLLARNPRSQDIGGKDMAALLDARKQIPYLFERVMLIAWQKHEPEYSEWLRKGDEASLARFHGAFIALARDYAGRFVGSLFRTAETQDFESALPHNRGKSRLDLVLQSLGFNARNDLPDVPKEKWFTNAIAPDYRAHWTLDAVNARPVAGSPTGKGVVVAVLDSGLDPYNSLFKDRTVPGFSFLRRTRPPWEQEDGPTIDWGYHGTVTASTVLLVAPEATIMPVRVFDGDTMNDPVYDYWLFELIAAGVYYAVHHGAHVIQIGAALQASQPVVAEAVRDAYYHNVVISSSAGNISRAFFGIDPAKQLYRAFDTEVLLAGGVQKEGDQVRPWPHTVPNTFMDVVTPSQDVYVIAPVYAPDLKDSYVAGTSLSSPILSGVIALMRSAAPPPASLLAQPAAYARLVAKCVRETASLSRIGLVERNDSVGEGLLDATAAIGAARRALAPGRKGTEN
- a CDS encoding DUF4910 domain-containing protein, with amino-acid sequence MRRRTTPLVALCGLIGLGVATRAGDDVRHATVVPEAILRFIADEVNGFAAFNNLAVITTYHRTNGSDDLAALLVRMTAKWERYGFRNVQILRVPVRTGYEFFGLQNFDGQVPSRVRGAELRLVKPHPKLITTTESAPSALVGGSRAVDLTAPVVWIGRGDDPKNYEGKDLKGKIVLAGNALAEAVNQVAVHRYGAAGVLMFYDLPHNSGDNNDANLDTWMSPRGKDGSPSTFAFMLSNNQYRLLKGLLDRGEPVVVHAKVDVEIKQGDEAVFEMLDASIPGTTYPDEEFLIWAHMDHPLPGAVDNGSGMAVVMEIARTLRALVDNGVVPAPKRTIRFLWAPHVTGLYMYFSQHPERLGRIRGGLSIDSVGIDQAVFSSFFAVSKPSHALASYWTAALESLTEHLAQRTNRDLLDYSNLDNLYTPEGSRQQFNMRLQPYNGGGDEFQSNNNTVGIPTMAFGSAPVPPRHSQLNGLGYVDPTGLHRASYLGAALAFLFGWADADTVWRLTDEVYYRGLLHLTAEAEKARTALMVAARTEVPSAYARGRLLLKYGGERELTMLASLRPLVPAAPAALARIDERRRRIETFVASFQAELAGEFNRRCHELGLAAVEPAPTPEERALDELVPAPVPGIVGTSSYFGGYYEKVIGRERLASFQLNPNFAYGVMGYTEAHNFIDGKRSILDIYQATAAELWSEGYPHSHDITLTEAGRYMRMLEAAKVITLRKKRLEKP
- a CDS encoding DUF4910 domain-containing protein, which codes for MRRTGLVVVLTLLVATGGGRVGLWADQHPELWTIPDIVFEALSGEAAKAHVIEISRFYREDATPGFHEAALYIAGAARQAGLRDVHIETFPVDGKIRHFNLTTRFGWAPRRGELWLADPRLKLADFKEISTHLATWSTPADVEAELVDVGAGRASDFEGKDVRGKIAFTSSPPADIQAEAVGRRGAIGIVSYWSPITRLTFPDQVQWLDTNNNRLAEKCFAFVLSRRQGLALKDRLVKGPVKVHALVDAVLGPGQLEVVSAVIPGRELPDEEICLVAHICHFRPSSNDNASGCGLLLELARVWQDLIARGAIAAPRRTIRFLWVPENHGMVAYAEAHPEMSAKVKAALDLDMVGEDLDRANAIFRIIRTPESRPSFLNDVAEHFLQLVAEREVAAPSGTRSRFRYSVDPYTGGSDHAWLNDAGVGVPALLFTHWPDNFYHSSEDSPDKVDPTEMKRVGLIAFGAMRLLADARGADVDRLAERVASGGRTRIAQESSRALTQALDEPQAERARARLRSLLNLERDSVVSSAALDPSRREAIARIADGLFADERAAIDRTIARLPVPRRAAIMEGSALVPRRTGRYLSATWRNNVTDRLDPQSAERTITLLERLPQGDPSASELFNLFDGRRTLEDIAQILETQRFSEYMFNEYFGDGSLQPPHPYRGPRTNREELAELVVLLEKAGLVTTRASRLP